In Methylomonas sp. ZR1, one DNA window encodes the following:
- the rlmKL gene encoding bifunctional 23S rRNA (guanine(2069)-N(7))-methyltransferase RlmK/23S rRNA (guanine(2445)-N(2))-methyltransferase RlmL, translating to MSQYPLFATTPKAMEGILANEIKALGGQNVREKMAGVSFDGDLALAYRVCLWSRTANRVFLPLSSFEVKSQQDLYDGVKKINWFEHIKPDDSLAVSFSSKNNPAINNTHFGALKVKDAIVDQMRAKFNKRPNIDTDRPSIRVNVYLHNETAQLSLDLSGESLHRRGYRDVNIAAPIKENLAAAILLRAGWPKIAEQGGSLLDPMCGSGTMLLEGAMIAADYAPGLQRDYFGFLGWKKHDAALWQSLLDEAKQRRDVGLSKMPVIVGFDQDRRTVVAALQHVENAGLAGKIHIERRDIGDATAAESWPKGLIACNPPYGERLGDEAETSELYRRFGEVLKQRFVGWQVAMIISNPELGFRLGVRSQKPITLFNGALECKLLRFNIEEQTFFEPKAKSQQERIAQISRRTETEQPDNQAEMFANRLRKNLKKIGKWAKQNQVSCYRLYDADLPEYAVAVDVYQGDKTWVNVQEYESPKTIDPAKANQRLAGAMVEIPKVLEIPKEQVFLKIRRKQKSTDQYEKQGESGRFHVVEEGGCKFWVNFEDYLDTGLFLDHRPIRLMIQQQAKGKRFLNLFAYTGSASVHAAVGGAASSVTVDMSNTYLDWAKRNFDLNGIQGDHKLLRANCVEWLAEQAGAKDKPQFDLIFLDPPTFSNSKKMDEAFDIQNDHLHLLRHAASLLATDGVLYFSTNFRRFKLDRQALADLRIADISAQTIPEDFARDQKIHYCWRISR from the coding sequence ATGAGCCAATACCCACTTTTTGCCACCACGCCTAAAGCGATGGAAGGCATCCTTGCCAACGAAATCAAAGCCCTGGGCGGCCAAAACGTCCGCGAAAAAATGGCCGGCGTTTCCTTCGATGGCGATCTGGCGCTGGCTTACCGGGTTTGTTTGTGGTCGCGTACGGCTAACCGGGTGTTTCTGCCCTTGAGCAGTTTCGAGGTCAAGTCGCAGCAAGACTTGTACGATGGCGTCAAAAAAATCAACTGGTTCGAGCATATCAAGCCCGACGACAGTCTGGCGGTATCATTCAGCAGTAAAAACAATCCGGCCATCAACAACACTCATTTCGGCGCCTTGAAAGTCAAGGACGCCATCGTCGATCAGATGCGTGCCAAGTTTAATAAACGACCTAATATCGACACCGACCGGCCCAGCATTCGCGTCAATGTTTATCTACACAACGAAACCGCCCAACTCAGTCTGGACTTATCCGGCGAGAGTTTGCACAGACGCGGTTACCGTGACGTCAACATTGCTGCGCCCATCAAGGAAAACCTGGCGGCAGCAATTTTGCTGCGCGCCGGCTGGCCGAAAATCGCCGAACAAGGCGGTTCGCTACTCGACCCGATGTGCGGCTCCGGCACCATGTTGTTAGAAGGCGCGATGATTGCCGCCGATTATGCGCCGGGCTTGCAGCGCGATTATTTCGGCTTTTTGGGTTGGAAAAAACACGACGCCGCGCTTTGGCAAAGCCTGCTGGACGAAGCCAAGCAGCGCCGGGATGTTGGCTTGAGTAAAATGCCGGTGATCGTCGGGTTCGATCAGGACCGGCGTACCGTGGTAGCCGCCTTACAGCATGTTGAAAACGCCGGCTTGGCAGGCAAGATTCATATCGAACGGCGCGACATCGGCGATGCCACAGCGGCGGAAAGTTGGCCCAAAGGCCTGATCGCCTGTAACCCGCCCTACGGCGAACGACTGGGCGACGAGGCGGAAACCTCTGAGCTGTATCGCCGCTTTGGAGAGGTACTGAAACAGCGTTTCGTCGGCTGGCAGGTGGCGATGATCATCAGCAATCCGGAATTGGGTTTTAGATTGGGCGTACGTTCGCAAAAGCCGATTACCTTGTTCAACGGCGCGCTGGAGTGCAAGTTGCTACGCTTTAATATCGAAGAGCAAACGTTTTTCGAACCCAAAGCCAAATCCCAGCAAGAACGCATAGCACAAATCAGCCGGCGCACCGAAACCGAGCAGCCTGACAATCAGGCGGAGATGTTCGCCAATCGCCTGCGCAAGAATCTGAAAAAAATCGGCAAATGGGCCAAGCAAAATCAGGTCAGTTGCTACCGGCTGTACGATGCCGATTTGCCGGAATACGCGGTGGCGGTTGACGTTTATCAGGGGGACAAGACTTGGGTCAACGTCCAGGAATACGAATCGCCGAAAACCATTGATCCGGCCAAAGCCAACCAACGCCTGGCCGGGGCGATGGTGGAAATTCCCAAAGTATTGGAGATACCCAAGGAGCAGGTGTTTTTAAAAATCCGCCGCAAGCAGAAAAGTACCGATCAATACGAAAAGCAGGGCGAGTCCGGCCGCTTTCATGTGGTCGAAGAAGGTGGCTGCAAGTTTTGGGTGAACTTCGAAGATTATCTGGACACCGGCCTGTTTCTGGATCACCGGCCAATCCGCTTGATGATACAACAACAAGCCAAGGGCAAGCGCTTCCTGAATCTGTTTGCTTACACCGGCAGCGCCAGCGTGCATGCAGCGGTGGGCGGCGCGGCATCCAGCGTCACGGTGGATATGTCCAATACCTATCTGGACTGGGCCAAGCGCAATTTTGATTTGAACGGCATTCAAGGCGATCACAAACTGCTGCGCGCCAATTGCGTGGAATGGCTGGCGGAGCAAGCCGGCGCCAAAGACAAGCCGCAGTTCGATCTGATCTTTCTCGATCCGCCGACCTTTTCCAATTCCAAGAAAATGGACGAAGCGTTTGATATTCAGAACGATCATCTGCACTTGCTACGCCATGCGGCCAGCCTGCTTGCGACGGATGGCGTACTGTATTTTTCCACCAACTTCCGCCGCTTCAAGCTGGACAGACAGGCTTTGGCGGATTTGCGGATAGCAGACATCAGCGCGCAAACCATTCCGGAAGATTTCGCCCGCGATCAAAAAATTCATTATTGCTGGAGGATTAGCCGATGA
- a CDS encoding acylphosphatase — MSECLHIIVKGRVQGVYFRAYTQKQAVKLNIKGFVRNLADGSVEIVAGGHPDDLQKLVTWCHKGPILAKVSEVLANSYDAGEHFEAFEVR, encoded by the coding sequence ATGAGCGAGTGTCTACACATCATCGTCAAGGGCCGGGTGCAGGGCGTATATTTTCGCGCCTATACCCAGAAGCAGGCTGTGAAATTGAATATAAAAGGTTTTGTCAGAAATCTGGCCGATGGCTCGGTGGAAATCGTCGCCGGCGGCCATCCTGACGACCTGCAAAAACTGGTGACGTGGTGCCATAAAGGGCCGATATTGGCCAAGGTTTCCGAAGTGCTCGCCAACTCTTATGATGCTGGCGAGCACTTTGAGGCGTTTGAGGTTAGATAG
- the hemC gene encoding hydroxymethylbilane synthase, giving the protein MADRIIRIATRQSPLALWQAEHVAARLQQAFPGLQTELVKMVTRGDKILDAPLAKVGGKGLFVKELEQGMLEGTADIAVHSMKDVPVEFPEGLHLAVIMDREDPTDAFVSNHYRSLAELPANARIGTSSLRRQCQIKEKFPHAEILSLRGNVNTRLAKLDAGEYDAIILASAGLKRLGMGERITAQLQPTESLPAMGQGAIGIECRIDDAEIHEYLKVLHDEDTSIRVGAERAMNARLNGGCQVPIAGFAEIKGERLLMRGLVGSPDGTLLYRAEAESSLSDFEALGKTVAEDLLAQGADRILRELYQ; this is encoded by the coding sequence TTGGCAGACAGAATTATTCGTATCGCTACCCGGCAAAGCCCGCTGGCCTTGTGGCAGGCCGAGCATGTCGCGGCCCGGTTGCAACAAGCATTTCCCGGCTTACAAACCGAATTGGTCAAAATGGTCACCCGCGGCGATAAAATTCTCGACGCACCGCTAGCCAAAGTCGGCGGCAAGGGCTTGTTCGTGAAAGAATTGGAACAAGGCATGCTGGAAGGTACAGCCGACATCGCGGTGCATTCCATGAAAGACGTGCCTGTGGAGTTTCCGGAAGGCTTACATCTAGCAGTCATCATGGACCGCGAAGATCCGACTGACGCTTTTGTTTCCAATCACTATCGCAGCCTAGCCGAATTGCCCGCTAACGCGCGCATTGGCACCTCCAGCTTGCGCCGCCAATGCCAAATCAAGGAAAAATTCCCGCATGCGGAAATCCTGAGTTTGCGCGGCAACGTCAACACGCGGCTAGCTAAACTGGATGCCGGCGAATACGATGCAATCATACTGGCGTCGGCCGGTTTGAAACGTTTGGGAATGGGCGAACGAATCACCGCTCAATTGCAGCCGACAGAAAGCCTGCCAGCGATGGGCCAAGGCGCTATCGGTATCGAGTGCCGGATCGACGACGCCGAGATTCACGAGTATTTAAAGGTATTGCACGACGAGGACACCAGCATCCGGGTCGGCGCCGAGCGGGCGATGAACGCCCGGCTCAACGGCGGCTGCCAAGTACCGATTGCCGGTTTTGCCGAAATCAAAGGCGAGCGATTATTGATGCGCGGCCTGGTCGGCAGCCCCGACGGCACTTTGTTATATAGAGCCGAGGCGGAAAGCAGCCTCAGTGACTTCGAAGCGTTGGGCAAAACCGTGGCCGAGGATTTATTAGCGCAAGGCGCGGACAGGATATTGCGCGAGCTATACCAGTGA
- a CDS encoding uroporphyrinogen-III synthase: MNSALNGARILVTRPAAQAENLCHLIEQQGGVPIRFPTLEIVETQPDPQLLSQAVASDWLIFTSTNAVDFAIKAFGGKMPALRKFKVAAVGAATANALQQAAWPVDCVPASAFNSEGLLAEPELQAVSGMRCVIVRGVGGREKLAESLRSRGAEASYLEVYSRQQPIADNTELRTDIAQGRLDAVTITSVEALQNLLAMLDDESIVLLKSILLVVMSERIGQAAEDFGFKQIAVSAQPTDAAILETLTTLLNGENSGRSN; the protein is encoded by the coding sequence GTGAATTCGGCTTTAAACGGCGCACGCATTCTAGTAACGCGGCCCGCCGCGCAGGCTGAGAATTTATGTCATTTGATTGAACAACAGGGCGGCGTGCCAATACGCTTTCCAACACTGGAAATCGTCGAAACCCAGCCCGATCCGCAGTTGTTAAGCCAAGCCGTCGCCAGCGACTGGCTGATTTTTACCAGCACCAACGCGGTGGATTTTGCTATCAAGGCGTTCGGTGGCAAAATGCCGGCCTTGCGCAAATTCAAAGTCGCGGCTGTCGGCGCCGCAACCGCCAACGCATTGCAGCAAGCGGCATGGCCGGTGGATTGCGTGCCGGCCAGCGCATTCAACAGCGAAGGCTTGTTGGCTGAACCTGAATTACAAGCTGTATCCGGCATGCGTTGCGTCATTGTGCGTGGTGTCGGTGGCCGGGAGAAACTGGCGGAGAGCTTGCGCAGCCGCGGCGCGGAAGCGAGTTATCTGGAAGTGTATAGCCGCCAACAGCCGATTGCGGACAACACGGAATTGCGGACAGACATAGCCCAAGGGCGGCTGGATGCCGTGACGATCACCAGCGTCGAAGCGTTACAAAATTTGTTGGCGATGCTGGATGATGAGTCGATAGTATTATTGAAATCGATACTTTTAGTCGTCATGAGCGAGCGGATCGGCCAAGCGGCCGAAGATTTCGGATTTAAACAGATTGCAGTGAGCGCACAGCCCACGGATGCAGCGATTTTAGAGACCTTGACGACGTTATTGAACGGGGAAAACAGTGGCCGAAGTAATTGA
- a CDS encoding uroporphyrinogen-III C-methyltransferase yields MAEVIEEQQENPAPVVVVKKSHAGLWIGITSIVLVIALAGAGFFFFQQLRFSQDTENNQDNLKILELDKELNGLREQLNGVQTQIANVNAEMTGKDNHFNETLADFSKLHEERLGTTRKELEASIVALQRQLGKTRGDWLLADAEYLLTVANQRLHLVGDVTTTREALEAADQRLRESGDAAVFKVREQIAKEIALLNGATVPDIVGIYSGIQHLQDAVESLSVFLPHAGKQPEKPEPNSDLSEHGHEILSTVAKQLEGYVVLRHTEQPVNAILTPEEAHFIKQQLKVRLEMIEIALVQQNDTLFASSIADAKQWLKKNFAENQQTDNFVAELDKLASVQIRSQYPDVSGSLKLLKDISKLRIESDKAVLNNPPAETASPAIPSAGQQ; encoded by the coding sequence GTGGCCGAAGTAATTGAAGAACAACAAGAAAATCCAGCTCCGGTAGTGGTGGTTAAAAAGTCTCACGCCGGATTGTGGATAGGCATCACCTCTATCGTATTGGTGATTGCTTTGGCGGGTGCGGGTTTTTTCTTTTTCCAGCAATTGCGCTTCAGTCAAGATACCGAAAACAATCAAGATAACCTGAAGATACTGGAACTGGACAAAGAACTTAACGGCCTGCGCGAACAGTTGAATGGCGTGCAAACGCAAATCGCCAACGTCAATGCCGAAATGACCGGCAAAGACAACCATTTCAACGAAACCTTGGCCGACTTTTCCAAACTGCATGAAGAACGCCTGGGCACCACTCGCAAAGAGCTGGAAGCCTCCATTGTGGCTTTGCAACGGCAGCTGGGTAAAACCCGCGGCGACTGGCTACTGGCCGATGCCGAATATCTGTTGACCGTTGCCAATCAGCGTTTGCATTTGGTCGGTGACGTCACCACCACCCGCGAAGCGCTGGAAGCGGCCGACCAAAGGCTTAGAGAAAGTGGCGATGCGGCGGTATTTAAAGTTCGCGAGCAAATTGCCAAGGAAATTGCCTTGTTAAACGGCGCCACCGTGCCGGATATCGTCGGCATCTACAGCGGCATTCAACATTTACAGGATGCCGTAGAAAGCTTATCGGTGTTTCTGCCGCATGCCGGCAAGCAGCCGGAAAAACCTGAACCCAACAGCGACCTGTCCGAACACGGTCATGAAATTTTAAGCACCGTAGCCAAACAACTGGAAGGTTACGTGGTGCTGCGTCACACCGAACAACCTGTCAACGCCATCCTGACCCCGGAAGAAGCGCACTTTATCAAGCAGCAGCTGAAAGTCAGGCTGGAAATGATCGAAATTGCCCTGGTGCAACAAAACGACACCTTGTTTGCCAGCAGCATCGCCGACGCCAAACAATGGCTAAAGAAAAATTTCGCGGAAAATCAGCAAACCGATAACTTCGTGGCTGAACTCGACAAACTGGCGAGTGTGCAAATCCGCAGCCAATATCCGGATGTCAGCGGGTCGTTGAAGCTATTGAAAGACATTAGTAAATTGCGTATCGAATCCGATAAAGCCGTGCTGAATAATCCGCCAGCGGAAACGGCCTCGCCGGCAATACCCTCTGCCGGCCAGCAATAA
- a CDS encoding heme biosynthesis HemY N-terminal domain-containing protein, translating to MKNLMYFLGSLLCAVLVAFLLHSWLVKQNDPGYVLIGFGHWSLETSLTVFAVAQVIGFFVLYNFFRLMGVLIRMPNQFAKRRRNIRFNRSQEALVAGLFDAADGNWERAEKVLIKHAAHSGAPLLHYLTAARAAQSRGALDKRDEYLQKASEQSSDTNMTVGLTQAELHLSEKQFEQALETLGKLHSINPGHARVLKMMHQAYQHLGDWEGLSKILPSLQQHKVLMETEVKLLETETFSRLLKQTIAQGDRQAIQTCWEGIPDHIKVLPGIANIYFAAMIAAGAGSSVESAMLKQLGRHWDDTLLVLVSNIEADDKAKQLQSVEQWLAVYPSNAVLLRVLGKLALKAEQMEKAEQYLLKSLNTEASVATYQLLGELLFSKGDKDQACDYFKRGMELASAELISGVESIRTA from the coding sequence ATGAAAAATCTCATGTATTTTCTAGGCTCCTTGCTTTGCGCCGTTCTGGTGGCGTTTTTGCTGCACAGCTGGCTGGTCAAACAAAACGATCCCGGTTATGTGTTAATCGGTTTCGGCCACTGGTCGCTGGAAACCTCTTTGACCGTATTCGCCGTCGCGCAAGTAATCGGTTTTTTCGTTCTTTACAATTTTTTCCGCTTGATGGGCGTGTTGATTCGCATGCCCAACCAATTTGCCAAGCGCCGCCGCAATATTCGTTTCAACCGCTCGCAGGAAGCCCTGGTGGCCGGCTTATTCGATGCGGCAGACGGTAATTGGGAGCGCGCGGAGAAAGTGCTGATCAAGCATGCCGCGCATAGTGGCGCACCTTTGCTGCATTATCTGACTGCCGCCAGAGCAGCGCAATCGCGCGGCGCACTGGACAAGCGCGACGAGTATCTGCAAAAAGCCAGCGAACAATCCTCGGACACCAATATGACCGTCGGCTTGACCCAAGCCGAACTGCATCTGTCTGAAAAACAATTCGAGCAAGCCTTGGAAACCCTGGGCAAATTGCACTCAATCAATCCGGGCCATGCGCGGGTGTTGAAAATGATGCATCAGGCGTATCAACATCTGGGCGACTGGGAAGGCTTGAGCAAGATACTGCCTTCGCTGCAACAGCATAAAGTGTTGATGGAAACCGAAGTAAAATTGCTGGAAACCGAAACCTTCAGCCGCCTGCTGAAACAAACCATCGCCCAAGGTGACCGCCAAGCGATCCAAACCTGCTGGGAAGGCATCCCTGATCACATTAAAGTGCTACCGGGTATCGCCAACATCTATTTTGCGGCAATGATTGCCGCCGGCGCCGGCAGTAGCGTGGAATCGGCGATGCTCAAGCAATTGGGCCGGCATTGGGACGACACCTTGCTGGTGTTGGTTTCCAATATTGAAGCCGACGATAAGGCCAAGCAATTGCAGTCGGTCGAACAATGGCTGGCGGTTTACCCCAGCAACGCTGTATTGTTAAGAGTGCTGGGCAAGTTGGCTTTGAAAGCCGAGCAAATGGAGAAAGCCGAACAATATTTGTTGAAAAGCCTGAATACCGAAGCGTCGGTGGCGACCTATCAATTATTGGGCGAATTATTGTTTAGCAAAGGCGACAAGGATCAAGCCTGCGATTATTTCAAACGCGGCATGGAGTTGGCGTCAGCCGAGCTGATCAGCGGTGTGGAATCGATTCGCACAGCTTAA
- a CDS encoding HD domain-containing phosphohydrolase, protein MDLKQHILQAAILIVDDEPANVKLLEKILQRQGYRNIQSTCDSREVTSLCDTTRFDAFLLDIRMPHLSGFDVMEQLQQRFRDDYLPVLVLSAQPDMETRLKALSLGAKDFLTKPFDQLEAVTRIHNLLEVRLMHNQIRDQNRLLEQQVKTRTDELYRTRQEVIRRLGLAAEYRDNETGNHIIRMSKYAQLLALAYGLTEQEAEIVLNAAPMHDIGKIGIPDRILLKTGKLDPEEWRIMQTHVQIGANILSGSPTELMRAARTIAQHHHEKWDGTGYPNGLREEDISIAGRICALADVFDALTSQRPYKPAWAVEETLAYIASESGKHFDPKLAPLLKKNLPEILIIKSEYADAEVIRDLN, encoded by the coding sequence GTGGACTTAAAACAGCATATTCTGCAAGCCGCCATTCTCATCGTCGACGACGAACCCGCTAACGTCAAATTGTTGGAAAAAATTTTGCAGCGCCAGGGTTATCGGAATATTCAATCGACCTGCGATTCTCGCGAAGTGACTTCTCTGTGTGATACCACGCGATTCGATGCCTTTTTGTTAGACATCCGCATGCCGCATTTAAGCGGCTTCGATGTCATGGAACAATTGCAACAGCGTTTCAGAGACGACTATTTACCCGTGTTGGTGCTCAGTGCGCAACCGGACATGGAGACCCGCTTGAAAGCCTTGAGTTTGGGGGCTAAGGACTTTTTGACCAAGCCCTTCGATCAACTGGAAGCCGTTACCCGCATCCACAATCTGCTGGAAGTGCGCTTGATGCATAATCAGATACGCGATCAAAACCGTCTTCTTGAACAACAGGTTAAAACCAGAACCGACGAATTGTATCGTACTCGTCAGGAAGTCATACGCAGACTGGGGCTGGCCGCCGAGTATCGGGATAACGAAACCGGCAACCATATCATTCGCATGAGTAAATATGCGCAGTTGTTGGCTTTGGCGTATGGCTTAACTGAGCAGGAGGCGGAAATTGTTCTGAATGCGGCGCCGATGCACGATATTGGTAAGATCGGTATTCCGGACCGGATTCTGTTAAAAACCGGCAAGCTCGACCCCGAAGAATGGCGGATCATGCAGACCCATGTGCAAATAGGCGCCAATATTTTATCCGGCTCGCCGACCGAGTTGATGCGGGCCGCGCGTACCATAGCGCAACATCATCATGAAAAGTGGGATGGCACCGGCTATCCGAATGGCTTGCGGGAAGAAGATATATCGATTGCCGGCAGAATTTGCGCGCTAGCCGACGTATTTGACGCGCTGACGTCGCAACGACCGTATAAGCCGGCCTGGGCGGTAGAAGAAACGTTAGCTTATATCGCCTCGGAATCCGGCAAACACTTCGACCCTAAATTAGCGCCGCTGTTAAAAAAGAATTTGCCGGAAATTTTGATTATCAAAAGCGAATATGCAGACGCCGAGGTTATTCGGGATTTGAACTGA
- a CDS encoding PP2C family protein-serine/threonine phosphatase encodes MKILVVDDIYENRLLLDKLLSRMQHEVILVENGEQAVHALASVNPDLILMDIMMPVMDGLEAIKAIRERTLDKWVPIFVLSALADDQNVLDGLQAGADDYLQKPFSRAVLAAKLGSVQRVIDMQNLIIADTQLLKAYRDENEAEQQFLQSIFERLIKQSDLKDDHLQFWLLPAKRFSGDLICARRVSKQQIYFMLADSTGHGLAAALPTVIVNQAFQAMTKKGLAVPIIVREINRLVHSQMPTGRFVALVLGMIDAEKKSVELWNGGLPDVYALDGDGKPVHTFRSSHPSAGILDNRQFDDTCEIWHWREPCELFMYSDGLTDTLGPDGGLFGQERVLQILRTAPPGAEVAAIQQALEAHMLNREAQDDISCMAIRCR; translated from the coding sequence ATGAAAATATTGGTTGTCGACGATATCTACGAAAACAGGCTATTGCTCGACAAATTACTGAGCAGGATGCAGCATGAAGTCATTTTGGTCGAAAATGGGGAGCAGGCGGTTCACGCTCTGGCCAGTGTAAATCCCGATCTGATTCTGATGGATATTATGATGCCGGTCATGGATGGCCTGGAGGCTATCAAAGCGATTAGAGAGCGAACCCTGGACAAGTGGGTGCCCATTTTTGTGCTCAGCGCGCTAGCCGATGACCAAAATGTCTTGGATGGGCTGCAAGCCGGTGCTGACGACTATCTGCAAAAACCGTTCAGTCGCGCTGTTCTTGCCGCTAAATTGGGTTCGGTGCAGCGTGTGATCGATATGCAAAATCTGATTATTGCCGATACTCAGCTACTTAAAGCCTATCGCGACGAAAACGAAGCGGAGCAGCAGTTTTTACAGAGTATTTTTGAGAGGTTAATTAAACAGAGCGATCTGAAAGACGATCATTTGCAGTTTTGGTTATTGCCGGCCAAACGCTTTAGCGGCGATTTGATTTGCGCCAGGCGCGTCAGTAAGCAACAAATTTATTTTATGCTCGCCGATTCGACCGGCCACGGCTTGGCGGCAGCGTTACCGACGGTGATTGTCAATCAGGCATTCCAGGCGATGACGAAAAAGGGCTTGGCCGTACCCATAATCGTCCGCGAGATCAATCGCCTGGTGCACAGCCAGATGCCGACGGGCCGTTTCGTGGCTTTGGTATTGGGCATGATAGATGCTGAAAAAAAGTCGGTGGAGTTGTGGAATGGCGGCTTACCCGATGTTTATGCGCTGGATGGCGATGGCAAGCCGGTTCACACCTTTCGTTCCTCACACCCCTCTGCCGGCATTCTCGATAACCGGCAATTCGACGATACTTGCGAAATCTGGCATTGGCGGGAGCCTTGCGAGTTATTTATGTACTCTGATGGCTTGACCGACACCCTGGGTCCTGACGGCGGTTTATTCGGCCAAGAGCGCGTCCTGCAGATTCTCAGAACGGCGCCGCCTGGCGCTGAAGTGGCGGCGATCCAACAGGCCCTGGAAGCGCATATGCTGAACCGGGAAGCGCAAGACGATATTTCCTGTATGGCCATTCGCTGCCGCTGA
- the ubiD gene encoding 4-hydroxy-3-polyprenylbenzoate decarboxylase produces MKYRDLRDFIAQLEKQGELKRIKQEVDPVLEMTVICDRVLKQGGPALLFENPKGSNIAVLGNLFGTPKRVAMGMGAKDVSELRGIGELLAYLKEPEPPKGMKDALEKFPVFKQVLNMAPKIVSSAPCQEVIRVGDEVDLSVYPIQTCWPEDAAPLITWPLVITKGPNKDRQNLGIYRQQVIGKNKVIMRWLAHRGGALDFKEWQQAHPGKPFPVAVALGADPATILASVTPVPDSLSEYAFAGLLRGSKTEVVKCLSNDLQVPASAEIVLEGFIYPGETAPEGPYGDHTGYYNEVDEFPVFTIERITQRQVPIYHSTYTGRPPDEPAILGVALNEVFVPILQKQFPEIVDFYLPPEGCSYRMAVISMKKQYAGHAKRVMLGTWSYLRQFMYTKFVIVVDDDVDVRNWQDVIWAITTRMDPARDLTILENTPIDYLDFASPVSGLGSKVGFDATNKWPGETSREWGRPIVMSEDVIKKVDSMWDTLFN; encoded by the coding sequence ATGAAATATAGAGATTTACGAGACTTTATCGCGCAACTGGAAAAGCAGGGCGAACTGAAGCGCATCAAACAGGAAGTCGATCCGGTGTTGGAAATGACGGTGATATGCGACCGGGTGTTGAAGCAGGGCGGTCCGGCTTTGCTGTTTGAAAATCCGAAAGGGTCCAACATTGCCGTGCTCGGTAACTTGTTCGGCACGCCGAAGAGGGTCGCGATGGGCATGGGAGCCAAAGATGTGTCCGAATTGCGCGGTATCGGCGAGTTACTGGCTTATCTGAAAGAGCCGGAGCCGCCGAAGGGCATGAAAGACGCGCTGGAAAAATTCCCGGTATTCAAACAAGTGCTGAATATGGCCCCAAAAATAGTCAGCTCCGCACCCTGTCAGGAAGTGATTCGGGTCGGTGACGAAGTCGATTTAAGCGTTTATCCGATTCAAACCTGTTGGCCGGAAGACGCCGCGCCTTTGATCACCTGGCCGCTGGTGATTACCAAAGGGCCGAACAAAGACCGGCAGAACCTGGGAATTTACCGCCAGCAAGTCATCGGCAAAAACAAAGTCATCATGCGCTGGCTGGCGCATCGCGGCGGCGCATTGGATTTCAAGGAATGGCAGCAAGCGCATCCTGGCAAGCCGTTTCCGGTTGCAGTGGCTCTAGGAGCGGACCCGGCGACGATATTGGCGTCGGTCACACCCGTGCCGGATTCTCTGTCCGAGTATGCCTTCGCGGGTTTGTTGCGCGGCAGTAAGACCGAAGTGGTCAAATGTTTGTCCAACGATTTACAAGTGCCGGCCAGTGCGGAAATCGTGCTGGAAGGCTTCATCTATCCTGGCGAAACCGCGCCGGAAGGGCCGTACGGCGATCACACCGGTTATTACAACGAAGTCGATGAGTTTCCGGTGTTTACCATCGAGCGTATCACCCAACGGCAGGTGCCGATTTACCATAGCACCTACACCGGCCGCCCGCCCGATGAACCGGCTATTTTGGGTGTGGCCTTAAATGAAGTCTTCGTGCCCATCCTGCAAAAGCAGTTTCCGGAAATCGTTGATTTCTATCTGCCGCCGGAAGGCTGTTCCTATCGGATGGCGGTGATCAGCATGAAGAAACAATACGCCGGTCACGCCAAGCGGGTGATGCTGGGCACCTGGTCGTATTTGCGCCAATTTATGTACACCAAATTTGTGATCGTGGTGGATGACGATGTCGATGTACGCAATTGGCAGGACGTGATTTGGGCGATTACCACCCGCATGGACCCGGCACGCGATTTGACGATTTTGGAAAACACGCCTATAGATTATCTGGACTTTGCTTCGCCGGTGTCGGGCTTGGGGTCCAAGGTCGGTTTCGATGCGACCAACAAATGGCCGGGCGAAACCAGCCGGGAGTGGGGACGTCCGATTGTAATGAGTGAGGATGTCATCAAAAAAGTCGATTCTATGTGGGATACCCTATTTAACTAG